From one Nitrospirota bacterium genomic stretch:
- a CDS encoding TetR/AcrR family transcriptional regulator — translation MAHPRRSHAERRAASMQAILEAALTCFNRNGFQSTSMDDIAREAGVSKGLLHYHFKSKEQLLLEVQSLLFRKISDRVEGATSQLGPSVQQALWAFDELWKLLKKAQPLLPVFMDLAARSMTRKTLKRRVVHSIEEQRALLVGGIRTVLGPLQNQLDMSAESFADIVMAALIGFCGHALFSADPGRGDRAFEDFKKVLVKILGGNPSGEVKP, via the coding sequence ATGGCGCATCCGCGTCGAAGCCACGCGGAGCGCCGGGCCGCTTCGATGCAGGCCATCCTCGAAGCCGCGCTCACCTGCTTCAATCGAAACGGGTTTCAGTCCACGTCCATGGACGACATCGCGCGCGAAGCCGGCGTCTCAAAAGGTCTGCTGCACTACCATTTCAAATCCAAGGAGCAGCTTCTGCTGGAGGTGCAATCCCTGCTCTTTCGCAAGATTTCCGATCGCGTGGAGGGCGCCACGTCGCAGCTCGGTCCCTCGGTTCAGCAGGCCCTGTGGGCGTTCGACGAATTGTGGAAGCTCCTGAAAAAGGCGCAGCCGCTCCTACCGGTGTTCATGGACTTGGCCGCCCGATCGATGACACGGAAAACTTTGAAGCGCAGGGTGGTCCACTCCATCGAGGAACAACGGGCGCTCCTGGTCGGAGGCATTCGAACGGTCTTGGGCCCGCTTCAGAACCAGCTCGATATGAGCGCAGAGAGCTTTGCAGATATCGTCATGGCCGCGCTGATCGGTTTCTGCGGTCACGCCCTGTTCTCGGCCGATCCCGGCCGGGGCGATCGCGCGTTTGAAGATTTCAAGAAGGTCCTCGTGAAGATTCTTGGGGGAAATCCCTCAGGGGAGGTGAAACCATGA